In Candidatus Devosia phytovorans, the DNA window AGCCCCATGGCGATGATGGGCAGGACGAGGTGCCAGAAATAGTCGAGCAGCTGGCGCCACCAGGGGAAGCTGTTGAAGCCGGGCGAGGTCAGGCCACGCAGCGGGAAGAGGGACCAGAAGCTGCCACCGGCAAAGAGGATGACCAGCGCAATGGCGATGAGGAAGCCGGGAATGGCATAGCCCATGATGACCAGGGTCGAGGTCCAGACGTCGAATCGGGAACCGTCGGACACGGCCTTTTTGATGCCGAGGGGAATCGAAATGCCATAGGCGATCAGCGTCATCCAGAGCCCCAATGATATGGAGACCGGCATTTTTTCGAGGATCAGGTCGATAACCGAAATATCGCGATAATAGCTGTCGCCGAAATCGAAGCGCAGGTAGTTCCACAGCATCATGCCGAAACGTTCGAGCGGCGGCTTGTCGAAGCCGAACTGCTTTTCGATTCGTGCCACCAGTTCGGGCGATAGGCCCTGGCTGCCTCGATAGGCGGAACTGTTGCCGCCCTGGCCGGGCTGGGCGGCGAAATCGCCGGCTTCCGAGCCGGTGACGCGCGAGGTCAGCGAATTGTTCTGGCCCGAGATATTGGCCAGCGCTTGTTCGACGGGGCCGCCGGGGGCAAACTGGGTGATGATGAAGGATATCGCCATGATGCCGAAAATGGTCGGTATCATCAGCAGCAGGCGGCGGAATATATAGGCGCCCATTGCGGCTCCGGCGGCAGTTTGTTGAACGAAGCTAAGCGCTTGGCCATGGTCATCGGCAAATCACCATGCGGTGAGACGCCGAGGGCGGAGTGCAACACTTCGATGACGGATTGGCAATGGATTAATCGTGAGCGCCCTTGCCCGTGCCGGCTTTGGCGGTCAGGATCGCTGATAACAAGAGGAGTGCCCCATGGCCTATCAGATCATTGCCCAAGCCAAGACCGAGTCCATGGCGCGGGCCCTGATCGTGGCGCTGCGCGCCTATGGTTTTCATCCGCTGGAGCAGGGTGAGGGCGGGTTGCCGGGCGTGCCGAATCTGTTCGGCCCAGACGGCGTGCCGGTGCAGGTGCCCGAAGAAGAAGCCGAGGATGCAACTGTTCTGGCACAAGATCTGTTGAAGGAAATGGCCACTTCCGGCGCATAACGGCCATATTGCAATGTGCTGTTACTGACGCGGGCCGGGCTGTTGAATGGAGCGCTGGCATTGGCTATAAGCCAGCCAGGCGGTTAACCTTTTTGAAAGCCCTAGGGCAGGAGCGAACCCATGACGGTTTGGATGCGCGGATCCTCCGCGATTGGCGTGGCGGCAATCGCCGTTCTGCTGGCAGCGTGCCAGTCGACCGGTTCCAATACGGCCAATCTCAATACGATTGGTGCCCCGTCGCAGTTGCAGCCGGTACAGAGTTCAAGCGTGCAGCAGGGCACGCTGCCGGCCATCGGCGCGACCGGTACGCCGGCACCAGGGCTTTCGGGCCAGCCCGTCCTCGGCGGCGTCAATACGCAGACGGCGATGACCACGCCGGGCATGACCCAGCCGGGTGCGCCCGGTGCAGCACCCGCTGCTGGCGGCAATAGCTCCTTCGTGACGCTCAACCAGCCGATGGGCGGTGGCGTGAGCGCCGGTCCGGAAGGCGTGTGGAACGTGGTGGCCGGTGCCGCTACCTGCCGCATCAACCTGCCCATGACGGCCAAGACCGGCACCAGCTATTACCGCGCCTCGGCTCCGGGCTGCACCGTGCCGCAGATCGCTTCGGTCACCGGCTGGCAGCAGGTCGGCAGCCAGCTGCAGCTCTATGATGAAAACGGCAATATCGCTGCTTTCCTCGCGCCGAGCTCGGGCCGCTACATCGGCACCATCTCGGGTGGCCAGGCCATCTCGATGGCCCGCTAAGGTTTTCGGTGAAGCCGGCCTGCAAATGGCCGGCTTTCTTTTTGGTTGTATCGTGCCACGCCCTCGTGGTTCGAGGCTTTGCCATAGCAAAGCACCTCACCATGAGGGCTGTTGGTAAATCTCTTACTCAGTAGCCCTCATGGTGAGGTGGGAGCGCAGCGACCCTCGAACCACGAGGGCGTGGCACAGTTATCCTGCCCTTGACCTCAGGCCATTGTGCACGCATTGGATGCCGCGTCATGACATCCTCTTCCCAATCCTCCGGTCCCGTCACCGCCGCCTATGCCGATCTGGCGGGGCGGGGGACGCTTGTTGCCGATCCGGCGCAGCGCGAGGCGGCCGGGCGGCTCGATGCCGTGCTGGCGGGTCTTCTCGCCGAGCAGCCCAAGGGCTTTTTCGGGAAACTCTTCGACAAGCCGCAGCCGGTGCGCGGGCTCTATCTCTTTGGCGAGGTGGGTCGCGGCAAGACCATGCTGATGGACCTGTTCTTTGCTGCGGCGCCGTTCAGGCAGAAGCGGCGCGTGCATTTCCATGAATTCATGGACGAGATCCATGCCGGCATGGCCGCTTTCCGCAAGAGCGAGAAGGGGCGCGATGCCGATCCGGTCGAGGCCGTGGTCAAGCCGATCGTCCGCTCCGGCCTGCGCCTGCTGTGCCTCGATGAATTTCACGTGCATGACATCACCAATGCCATGCTGCTCTACCGGCTGTTCGAAAAGCTGTTCGCGCAGGGTGTGACGCTGGTGGCGACATCCAATGTGCTGCCCGATGACCTTTACAAGGACGGGCTCAACCGCCAACTCTTCCTGCCCTTCATCGCCTTGCTCAAGCAGCATTGCGAGGTCGCGAGCCTGCATGCCGAGCGCGATTATCGCCGCATGAAGTTTGCCGGCCAGCATGTCTATGCCTTCGGCACCGGTCCGGCGGTCAGGGCCGAGATGGATCGGCTGTGGCTGCGCATCACCGGCGGCGAGGCGGGGGCGCCGGGCGTGGTCGAAAGCATTGGCCGGGAAATCCCCGTGCCACTGGTCGCGATGGGGGCAGCCCGCTTCAACTTCGCCGATCTCTGCGAAAAGCCGCTGGGCTCGCGTGACTTCGTGCGCATCGCCCATCAGTTCGACTCGGTCATCATCGACGGCGTGCCGCAGATGGACCGAACGAAGTCGGACGCGGCCAAGCGGTTTATCCTGCTGATCGACAATCTCTACGATCGCGGCGTCAAGCTGGGCGCCAGCTTTGCTGCCCCGCTCGAGCAATTGGGCAAGGACGACCGCACGGCCTTCGAATTCCAGCGCACGATTTCGCGTCTCGATGAGATGCAGTCGGAGGAATATCTGGCCAAGGGATTGCGGGACTCTCCGTCGGAAGACGTCACCACCCCAGCCTGAAACGTTCCCGTGCCCATCCGGCACCACCCCTTCGCCCATCAGCAAGGCCATATTCGAGTTTAAGACGAAGGGTTCACTTGCCCCTCAAAGCTCGTAGGGTTAAGAACTGCGCCAATTCAACGCAGTGTCGGGATGAGGACTCATGGCGCGTAAAAAGATTGCCCTAATCGGTGCAGGACAGATCGGCGGAACGCTGGCTCTGTTGTCGGCGCAGAAGGAACTGGGCGATATCGTCCTGTTCGACGTGGTCGACGGC includes these proteins:
- a CDS encoding AprI/Inh family metalloprotease inhibitor; the protein is MTVWMRGSSAIGVAAIAVLLAACQSTGSNTANLNTIGAPSQLQPVQSSSVQQGTLPAIGATGTPAPGLSGQPVLGGVNTQTAMTTPGMTQPGAPGAAPAAGGNSSFVTLNQPMGGGVSAGPEGVWNVVAGAATCRINLPMTAKTGTSYYRASAPGCTVPQIASVTGWQQVGSQLQLYDENGNIAAFLAPSSGRYIGTISGGQAISMAR
- the zapE gene encoding cell division protein ZapE; translated protein: MTSSSQSSGPVTAAYADLAGRGTLVADPAQREAAGRLDAVLAGLLAEQPKGFFGKLFDKPQPVRGLYLFGEVGRGKTMLMDLFFAAAPFRQKRRVHFHEFMDEIHAGMAAFRKSEKGRDADPVEAVVKPIVRSGLRLLCLDEFHVHDITNAMLLYRLFEKLFAQGVTLVATSNVLPDDLYKDGLNRQLFLPFIALLKQHCEVASLHAERDYRRMKFAGQHVYAFGTGPAVRAEMDRLWLRITGGEAGAPGVVESIGREIPVPLVAMGAARFNFADLCEKPLGSRDFVRIAHQFDSVIIDGVPQMDRTKSDAAKRFILLIDNLYDRGVKLGASFAAPLEQLGKDDRTAFEFQRTISRLDEMQSEEYLAKGLRDSPSEDVTTPA
- a CDS encoding microcin C ABC transporter permease YejB, with the translated sequence MGAYIFRRLLLMIPTIFGIMAISFIITQFAPGGPVEQALANISGQNNSLTSRVTGSEAGDFAAQPGQGGNSSAYRGSQGLSPELVARIEKQFGFDKPPLERFGMMLWNYLRFDFGDSYYRDISVIDLILEKMPVSISLGLWMTLIAYGISIPLGIKKAVSDGSRFDVWTSTLVIMGYAIPGFLIAIALVILFAGGSFWSLFPLRGLTSPGFNSFPWWRQLLDYFWHLVLPIIAMGLGAFATTTLLTKNSFIDEIGKQYVTTARAKGLTERQVLYGHVFRNAMMLIIASFPGAFIGAFFGGSLLIETIFSLDGLGLLGFQSVANRDYPVVFATLYIFSLLGLVISLVSDLAYMWVDPRLDFESREV